The following is a genomic window from Streptomyces lincolnensis.
GATTCCGGAGAGTTCCAGCAGACCCTGCATCGCGCCGTCCTCGCCGAGTGTGCCGTGCAGCACGGGCAGCACGACGTCCAGCCGGATCGTTCCGTGGCGCCCCTGTTCCAGAAGGAGCAGTCCGTGCGTGGTGCTGTCCGGAGACAGCGCGACCGGACGGCAGGCGCCGTTCTCCCACTCCGCTTCGGGCCCGTCGCAGAGCTTCCAGGCACCGCTCTCGGTGATCCCGACGTAGAAGGGTTCGTACCTGTCGAGATCGAGGTTCCGGGCCACCTCGCGCGCCGACTTGACGGAGACGGAGTGCTCCTCGGAACGGCCACCGAATATGACGCCGACCTTCAGCTTAGCCATGCTGATTCCCGCTTTCGAATGCCAGACAGTTGGTGAGGGAGTTCTTCACGGTGTCGCGCAGGGCGTGGTCCGTGTAGTAGGCGGTGTGCGGAGTGATGAGCGCGTTCGGCAACTCCTGAAGCCGCAACAGTGCTTTGCTTTCGATGGGTATGTCCCGGCAGTCGCCGTAGAAGATGCCTTCCTCGCCTTCTACGACATCCAGCGCCGCACCGCCCAGCCTGCCGCTCTCCAGTTCCTGCACCAGAGCCTCGGTGTCGATGAGCGCACCACGCCCGGTGTTGACGATCAGCGCACCGTTCTTCATCCGCGCAAGGCGCCGTCGATTCAGCAGATGGCGTGTCTGCGGGGTGAGCGGCGCATGCAGGGTGATCAGGTCGCTCCGCCGCAGCAGCTCATCGAGCGGAACGTACTCGACAGCAATCCCGGGACGGTCGACGGGGCGATTGTCATGGGCCACCATTCGGCAGCCGAAACCCCGGAGCCGGCCCATGACCGCCGCGCCGATACGGCCTGTTCCGATCACTCCGACGGTCAGATCGCGCAGCTCTTTTCCGCGCAGTTCGCTCAGTCGGTAGTCGTGCATGTCGGTGCGCCGGACGATGGATTTCGCATCCCGTATCGCCATCAGCATGAGCATCAGCGTGTGGTCGGCCACGCTGTCCGGCGAGTAGGAGACGTTTTCGACACGGATGCCGATGCTCTCCGCGTATTCCACGTCGATGTGGTTGCGGCCGATGCTCCGCGTGGAGACATAGGCCACTCCGGCCCGGTCGAGTGCACGCAGAGTGGCGTGGGTGACGGGCGTCTTGTGGCCGACACTGATGCACCGGCTGCCGGAGGCCAGTTCGGCAGTGGCTTCGGAGACCGGTGCGTCGGTGATGGCCGGCCGCACACCGAGAGCGGGAGCCAGCTCGCGGAACAGAACGGCTTCGTCCGGACCGCACCCGTACATGGTGATGCGGGTCTTTTCGCTGTGGGTCATGCCTCCAGTCAAAGCGGCGTTCTGTTGCCGGAGCGTATGGGGTTTTCCATATGCTCGCGATACGTCCCGGCGCCTTGACTGGAGGCATGACTTTCAGCGAACCAGGCACGACTTCCCGGGAATCGGCGTGATTCCGCTCAGCGTCGGAGAGATCGCCGAAATCGTCGGCGGAAAAGCCGAGGGCGACACATCCGTGACCGTGACCGCGCCGGCCGTGCTCGACGGTCGGCGGGCCGATCCGGGCGGCCTCTTCGTCGCCTTCACCGGCGAGCACGCCGACGGCCATGACTACGCGGAGCAGGCCGGGCGGGCCGGTGCGGTGGCCGTGCTCGGCTCCCGGCCCACGCCGCTGCCCACCGTCGTCGTCGAGGACACCCGGGCCGCGCTGCACCTGCTCGCCGCCCACGTCGTGGCCCGGCTGCGCGACGGGCTGACCGTCGTCGGGGTGACCGGCTCGCAGGGCAAGACCGGCACCAAGGACCTGCTGGCGGGCGTCCTTTCGGGCGCCGGGCCGACGGTCGCCACGATCGGCTCGCTCAACAACGAACTCGGGGTGCCGCTCACCATGCTGCGCGCCCGGGCGGCCACCCGGTTCCTCGTCCTGGAGATGGGAGCCCGCCATGTCGGCGACATCGCCGCGCTCACCGGCCTGGTCGCGCCCGACATCGCCGTCGTCCTCAACGCCGGCCTGGCCCACCTCGGTGAGTTCGGGTCGCGCGCCGCCATCGCCCGGACCAAGGGCGAACTGGTGCGGGGGCTCGCGCCCGGCGGCACCGCCGTCCTCAACGCCGACGATCCCCGGGTGGCCGCGATGCGCGCGCTCACCGACGGGCCGGTGCTGACCTTCGGCCGGGCGGCCCACGCCGACGTACGGGCGC
Proteins encoded in this region:
- a CDS encoding D-isomer specific 2-hydroxyacid dehydrogenase family protein, with the translated sequence MTHSEKTRITMYGCGPDEAVLFRELAPALGVRPAITDAPVSEATAELASGSRCISVGHKTPVTHATLRALDRAGVAYVSTRSIGRNHIDVEYAESIGIRVENVSYSPDSVADHTLMLMLMAIRDAKSIVRRTDMHDYRLSELRGKELRDLTVGVIGTGRIGAAVMGRLRGFGCRMVAHDNRPVDRPGIAVEYVPLDELLRRSDLITLHAPLTPQTRHLLNRRRLARMKNGALIVNTGRGALIDTEALVQELESGRLGGAALDVVEGEEGIFYGDCRDIPIESKALLRLQELPNALITPHTAYYTDHALRDTVKNSLTNCLAFESGNQHG
- a CDS encoding UDP-N-acetylmuramoyl-tripeptide--D-alanyl-D-alanine ligase, which produces MIPLSVGEIAEIVGGKAEGDTSVTVTAPAVLDGRRADPGGLFVAFTGEHADGHDYAEQAGRAGAVAVLGSRPTPLPTVVVEDTRAALHLLAAHVVARLRDGLTVVGVTGSQGKTGTKDLLAGVLSGAGPTVATIGSLNNELGVPLTMLRARAATRFLVLEMGARHVGDIAALTGLVAPDIAVVLNAGLAHLGEFGSRAAIARTKGELVRGLAPGGTAVLNADDPRVAAMRALTDGPVLTFGRAAHADVRALGLVLDRLGRPSCTLRAGAASAPVTLPLVGAHQALNASAAAAAALAAGVPLGLAAAALATASLSPWRMEPRDLACGATLLNDSYNANPDSVRAALDALAAVEGGRRIAVLGEMLELGDDSEAEHRAVGAYAAARADVVAAVGEAARPIADGAGERAVVLGGNDAAVDWLRGRLTAGDVVLVKASRGVRFDEVAAALA